In the Balaenoptera musculus isolate JJ_BM4_2016_0621 chromosome 2, mBalMus1.pri.v3, whole genome shotgun sequence genome, CACTTGTGAGAATGTTCACATCAGGAGAAGTAAGACTTTCTCCGTCCATCATCCCCACCGCCCCCACCCCTCTGATTTTCTCTCGCTGCATTTCAGAATAAGAAACACTCCTCCTCTCTGGCATCACTTCAAAGAGAAGACTATAAATAAAGGGCACAAAAAAGGATCCTGGAAATTGCTCCTCCTCAAAGAGCAACATGACCACTTATCCTAGAATACAGAGATGCTCTACATTCTAGAAGATGGTCTGACACTTGGAAGAACCTTTCTTTACTATTACCAAGTTTGGCTTCTGTTTTTGCTTGAATTCTACTtagctatatacatatatttaaaggatccaaagtttttttcctttacactGTGCTTTTCTCTAAGTGCAAACGTCTAATTTGGTGACATTCAGACCTGGGCCTTTGCATCATATGTGGCATTATGATCCACAATGTGCTTTTCCAGAAGATTCCTTTCTGTACTAGGTCATGATGGTACATTACACTCTAGGCATAGTGCAGTCACATGATCCTTCCTGTTTACAGTGACTGCACCTGCCGTTCCAAAGTCTTAGAACTGAGAGCACCACTTTGATTCTGATTCATCTTCACAGTGTTTGTGTGAGGAGGGCAGAAATCATGATCCCCATTCCAcaggtggggaaaccgaggcacacaGAGGTGATCTACCCAAAGTCACTCAGAAGTCAGAAAACAAACTGACTAAAGGGCCGAGGAAGATCACCTACGTACCTTTCAGCGCCTTATCCAAAAAAGCAGATTGTGTCCTTCTCAAATGAATGCATATACTTTGGAAGGAAGTAGTTTTAGGTGGAACTTTCTATTAAGGTCTCAAAGGCCCCTCTATCAAATCAGGAACCACAAGGTAAGAACCAGTATCACATTAACATTTTTAGTTAAATGCACCTGACTCACAGACAAGGCCGATTATTATAGCTCACTGACAACCTGGTTACCGACATGAAAACTTAAGGAAAAATTCACCCATTCAAGAAGTAAGCATTGGCACAGCTCCTTTTCTGGTTTCACATCATCTGAAGTGTAACACCTAAGCACTGCTTCCTTCTACACAATACTCCTGTACCTGCTGGCATTTgattgtggggggggggaggggctaacagaatgtgtgtgtgtgtgtgtgtgtgtgtgtaacaccaGACACTTTAGGGACAATTCTGCCCAACAGAATATACATGAAATATGTCCAGTAGAGTAGTTCTCTACCctgattcttcttttcttttttttttggtaactgttATTTCTTGATCCTGACttaatgtaaaaagaaatgttttacttcCCACCTTCCTTGATGAAGGTAGGGTCCTTGGGTAGACATGGCTGGGGGCTGATTTTGGCTTCCTGGAAGGGAAGCACTCTAAAGGTTAAAGTTGCCCGAAGACAACTGAATGGGAATTTTTGGACCAGAAAGTGGCCTGGTCTTGTGTGCACTTTCCCCCACAGGCTAAATGACCATCTGTCCCTGACGCACTGCCCCTTCCTACGCCAGGAATCCATATTCCCAGAAACAAACTAGGCCAACAGCAGCCCTCCTGCCTCCCAACTCCAGGTCAAGAAAGGCACAAAGAAGACCAACAAATAATACCGAGGCGGTGCTTTGGATCCGGGAGATCTTGAGGTACCAGGAGAAGAGTACTGATGGCCCCATCTGGCCAATAGGAaaggtgaggcacagagagattgacTAAATACTTTCAGTTGTAGGGGAGAGGGACACAGGAATGTCAGAGGGAGATTCTCTTTTTCCTCacgtggggaaggagaggagaggaagataCACTGCCAACCGTAGTGAGCACGACCCTCACAGCAAAGAGGCAATTCCAGCTCTTCTGCCACCACAGTAAAGTAATTGCCCTCAGAGCAGTTGTGATGATTCCTTCACAGAGGGAATCCGACACCCCAGACTCTCTGGGGCCCACTCTTGGGACTGCATCCAGGGCTGGAGGTTGAGGCAGAATTGGCCTGGGCAGGCACATAAGGTAGCTCTGCTTCTTAAGGCACGGCTGCTGTCTGCGAGGAGTGGGCTCCACATTGGGAGGTGGCCATCAGACACTGCCTCCCCTAAAACTACCCTGCAGGAAAGCTCAATCGGGGCAAACACTGCTGCCTAAGGAACCCGCCTCCCccgaggggctgggggctcccacTAAAGCGAAACAGCATCACCAAACCAACTGATTTCTTGTGTCACTTGGgagaatgagggggaaaaaacccaaattgatcattatttgcagatgattgTCTAACTAGAAAACCTAGGGGAATCAAGGGAAAACCTGTCAGAAGTAAGACCAGAATTTGCGCGAGAGGCAGATTAAAAGTCTAgcacacaaaaatcaatagcttttGGGTCACTTGAGTGTGGCCTAATACCTTGGAAGAGCTGTGCTTTTCTGCAAGGCCTCCGAGCTTTGTGCAACTTGCCATATGTTaaaagaggaaggggagccaAGGAGATGCCTCGTCCACTGCAGTTCCCGCAGTCGCCTCAGACACCAGTATGTGAAAGATGCCTGGGGTGACTACTGCAGGAGGGGGCAGTCACCTCTGCACTGTCTCcttgccctccccttccccagcctcgaCCCAGACCCTTTCTCCCAGCACTTTTCTTTTCCAACTCAACAGACACAATGGGAACCTTGGCAAGGACCGGTGCAGGAGCCACCAAGGTTGGATGTGGTCAAAGACTGTGCTATGTCATTTCCAAAcgaagtcagtttttaaaaacaaaggcgGCGGACTGAAAGGTCTCACACGTCGGTCCTCTCATTGCCTCATTAGTCAGAAGCCTGGCGACGCTGCGGTGCCGCGCCCAGACTGGGGACTCCCACGGTCCGGTCAAAATGGCCAAAAGAGGCCCCGCGGGGCTGAGCGGGGCACTCTGGCCAGCGCACGGCGGCGGTCATTTACGGTCCAGGCTGGCGTGCAGCTGGGCCTCGCGAACCATGCGATCGAAGGAGCGCGTGTTGGTCTCCTGGCGTACCTTCTCGCGCACGTGGAAGGAGGCCCGGGCTGTGGAGCGGGCGCTCTCCAGCGCGCTGCGCCGGTCCCGAGACAGCTGCTCGCTGCGCTCCAGCTTGCGACCGATGGCTTGGAGCAGCTCCCGCCGGCGGCAGTCTTCGTCCCTCTCCACCTTCTCCTTGTTGGCGCGCTGGGCCCGCTCCTTCTCCATCCGGCTCTGGCCCACGCGCCGCGCCTTCTGCTGCACCGCCTCCTCGGCCGCCTGCGCCGCGTGCTGCAGCCGCCGCTCGCCCACCCGGGCCAGAGCCTCCAGGTGTGCCTGATGCTCGCGCTCTTTGCGCTCGGCCGCCTCCTTGGCCCGCCGGCCCTGCAGCTCCTCCCGCCGGGCCCGCTCGCGCAGCTCGCGGGTGCGCTGCTCCACCAACTGCTCGTAGTTCTCCTGCGCGCGGCCCAAGCTGGCCTCCAGGGAGCTCTGCAGGCCCTCGCGCTCCTGGCGCTCCAGCCGGGCCCGGCCTTGCAGCAACGCCTCGTGGCGCGCCCGCTCCGCCCGGCTTAGCTCCCGCTTCTCTCGCTGCAGCTGGCCCTCCTGACTCTGCTTGGCGTGCGCCGCGCGCTGAGCGCGCTCCCTGCGCACCTGCTCGGCCCGCTCGCGCACTTCCTGCTGCCCCTCCTCCCGCTGCTTCAGGTTCTGTTCCTGCTGCAGCTTGCGGAGTCGGTCCTCCCGGGCCGTGCGCTCCGCCCGCTCCCGCCGCAGCAGTCCCTGGCGCTCGGCCAGCTCCCGCCGCCGCTCCTCGCTGCGCTCGcactgccgctgccgccgccgcgcCTCCTCGTGCTCCTCGCGGCCCCGGCGGCCGCGCCGCTCCTCCACCTGCGCGGCCCAGGCTCGGCGGCCCTGCTCCAGGGCGCGCTGCTTCTCGCGCTCCTCGCGCTCCCGCCGCTGCTCGGCGCGGACGCGCTGCTGCTCCCACTGGCCGTGGGCCGCGGCGCGCTGCTCCAGCAACAGGCGCTCCTCCTGGTGCCGCGCCAGCATCAGCGCCGCGATCTTCCGGTCGCGCTCCGGCACCGCGCGCAGACCCCTCTCGGCGCGCACTTGGCGCACGATGCGTTCCACGTGCTGAGCCGTCTGTGGCGAGTGGCTCAGGTCGCCGAGGCTGAAGCTGCGGCCGGTGAGGGGAGCCAGGGCCAGGGCGGATGGGCGGCCCAGAGGGTTGGGAGCAGAGGACGCCGACCCCGCCGGGCAGCTGTTCCTGGCCGAGGCCCGCGGCGGCCAGTGCAGCTCCCGCAGGCTCTCACCGCTGTAGGACGACGACGACGCGCCTGACTCGGAGCTCAGGGCGCCCTCCCGCCGGCGGGACAGGGAGTCTAGTGAGTGGCTTTTCCTACCTGCCCGCGACCCCGCGGGCGTAGGTTGGGGCCGGGCCGGGGACGGGCTGGAGGAGGCCTTGCGGGCGGCGCGCGGTGCGGGCGAGGCCGGGAGGCTGgcgctgctgcagctgctgctgctgcccgcGCTCGGGGCCGAGGCCGCGGCGGCCGCGGGGCCCAAAGGCGTGAAGAGGCGCCGCTTCTCCTCGCGCACGATCCGCTCGCGCTCTGCCCGGCACTGCTGCAGTTTGGCGCTCCGCTCCGCCTCGTAAGCCTCGTACAGGCCAGTGGCCACTCGCATAGAGCGGCCGGGGGCCTCGCGCACCAGGTCTGCCAGGGCCCGTGGCAGCAGCTCCACAGGTTTAACGGCGCAGCGGGCGCAGGCCTCTAGCGAGCGGGGGCTGGTCAGCACGTAGCGGCTGCCCTCGGCCTCCGGACAGTCGAAGTTGAAGAGGTCGAGGTGCAACAGCGGGGACTGCTCCCGCCGCCCGCCTTCTGCTGCGCACGGGACTTCAGCCTTGCGGGGCACCGCGGCGGAGGCCGAGGCCGAAGACGCCGCGGGCTGCGGGGCGCCCTGGGAGTCAGGGGGCACGGACGCGGCGGCTTCGTCCCCTCCGGAGCCTCCGGGCTCGGCTCCCGCCTTCTCCTCTACAGGCACGGGATCCACCATGGCTGAGCCCTGTCCCTTTGTGGAGGCTCTGCGGATGACAAGGGAGGACATCGAAGAATACATTTGAAAGCGGTTTCCCCCTCCCCGTTCATAGTCACCGCCCCCGCCCAAACTTAATCCGCTTTGGGATTAGGCTCAGAGGCCCGGTGGAATGTAAATCATAATACCGATGCCCTGAAACCCCAGCGGGCGGGAGGGTGCACAGAGAGCAGCCTCAGTCTCCCTCAGCGCCGGAGTGCTGGGCGGAGGCCTGTGGCCAAGCTCCCCTGGGCGTCTGGCCCGTTAGATGCATCTCCTCCCTGTTGCGAGTTAAAATGAAAAGATCGAGGTGCAGAGGCAGTAGCCGACCAGAGAGGCTCTGGAGGATTCCCGGCAGGATTAGCGTATTTGTTTCTAGCTTAGGCGGGCGACCGGGGATGCAGCTTTGCAGGAACAAAAAGGAAGAGGTCTGTTCATCCCCAGAGTGCACTGCTCTGAAGACCCCATTTGCCTAGGGAAGAAGTTTATGGTTGATTTTCATTTGCCAAAGGAGACCCAGGCGCCGGGCCCAGGGGTGATGGAAGGGCGCAGAGAAATACCTCAGTCCGAAAAGACCTCCCTGGGACGGGTGATCGATTCTTGCTCTTGCCTCTTGGACAGGGCTTGCTAGGAGCTGTGCCCGCCTTCCCCCGTCCCCCCCACCGGGTGTTTGCTAGGGACGGTGAAGGAGCTTGGGTCCTCCCAGATGCACCTAATCCTCTCTTCAGTCCATGCTAAAAGCGCGATGCACCTCAGTCTAGGCTCGGACACCCACCTGCCCCCAGATGTCCTCCGAGTCCCCCCACCGTATACAGCTGGGCTACTGGAGCTCAGCGAGCACGTCCGCTCCCGGGTCCCCCGGCCGGTTAGCTTACCGCACGTCCCGCGCGGCGGGCTTTTGTTCGCAGCTTGCCGCTTTCGCTTGCGCCTCTTCAGTCCCTGCGTCGGCGGGGTCGGATTACTGCCGGCCGCAGCCGCGATAGGAGCCCCAGCTGCCACCGCAGCCAACGCCAGCGTCTCTCCATGGGGCCCGCGCACACCCCAGACGCTACCTACCCGCGGGAGGGGGAGTGCGACAAGGTCTCCCTAAAATAACGCAGCTCTGCTCCCTTCCTTCACACTGATTCTTAAAAAAGGAAGCAAGCCGGGTTCCATCGCTGCTGCATCCACCGCCGCCTCTCCAATCGTGAAGGTACCGCAGGTCTTTCGACGGACCCCCCACGGGCGCCTCCTGGTGGACGCTCAAGGGTGTTGATTTGCTTGCTTATAGGGCAaaggaggggggggggcgggatgTATATATTCTCTCTCATCAACAAACCCTGTTCTAGCGGCACCTTAACTAGGTAGAATGAAGGAATAGCTCATTCCTTCTCAAGGCGACCCTGAGGAGCAAACAAACTTGAGAGCAATAATTTGGTAGAACTCTGGCTCCTGATCCAAaccatgactttattttttttaagaaaaaccaaccaaacacaTTCAGATAGGTTTGAGGCAAGCAGAAGATGTGTGCCTACtgtttaatgtaacattttaGGACTTCCTGGTTCCAgacaatacaaattaaaaccagtCAGTACCAGTTAATGAGTGCTATTTTGAGatacctcctccccacctcttccAGTTTGAG is a window encoding:
- the CCDC177 gene encoding coiled-coil domain-containing protein 177, with the protein product MVDPVPVEEKAGAEPGGSGGDEAAASVPPDSQGAPQPAASSASASAAVPRKAEVPCAAEGGRREQSPLLHLDLFNFDCPEAEGSRYVLTSPRSLEACARCAVKPVELLPRALADLVREAPGRSMRVATGLYEAYEAERSAKLQQCRAERERIVREEKRRLFTPLGPAAAAASAPSAGSSSSCSSASLPASPAPRAARKASSSPSPARPQPTPAGSRAGRKSHSLDSLSRRREGALSSESGASSSSYSGESLRELHWPPRASARNSCPAGSASSAPNPLGRPSALALAPLTGRSFSLGDLSHSPQTAQHVERIVRQVRAERGLRAVPERDRKIAALMLARHQEERLLLEQRAAAHGQWEQQRVRAEQRREREEREKQRALEQGRRAWAAQVEERRGRRGREEHEEARRRQRQCERSEERRRELAERQGLLRRERAERTAREDRLRKLQQEQNLKQREEGQQEVRERAEQVRRERAQRAAHAKQSQEGQLQREKRELSRAERARHEALLQGRARLERQEREGLQSSLEASLGRAQENYEQLVEQRTRELRERARREELQGRRAKEAAERKEREHQAHLEALARVGERRLQHAAQAAEEAVQQKARRVGQSRMEKERAQRANKEKVERDEDCRRRELLQAIGRKLERSEQLSRDRRSALESARSTARASFHVREKVRQETNTRSFDRMVREAQLHASLDRK